One window of the Bacteroidales bacterium genome contains the following:
- the dprA gene encoding DNA-protecting protein DprA, whose amino-acid sequence MIPKVGSINAKKLIAYCGGVEEVFKQSKKALLKIPGVGECLATEIINQNILSKAEQEVEFIEKYNIQALFYLDADYPERLRQCDDGPIVLFVKGKNEINFNREKYISIVGTRKATDYGKKICEDIITGLSQKGYNPIIVSGLAYGIDIVAHKSALKNDLQTLAVLGHGLDTIYPVSHRNVAKDIVETGALLTDFPSKTKFDRNNFIKRNRIIAGLSDATIVVESGSEGGALITADLANSYNREVFAVPGNVGAKYSMGCNQLIKSNKAALIETFEDIEYLLGWEPVNIQKPPKQIVLFSELSDDEQRIVEYLKGVDQESIDIICIKLQMPVSKVSSLLLNLEFAGVVKSKPGKVFSLNISK is encoded by the coding sequence ATGATTCCTAAAGTTGGAAGTATCAATGCTAAAAAGTTGATAGCTTATTGTGGTGGCGTTGAGGAGGTTTTTAAACAAAGTAAAAAAGCCTTACTCAAGATTCCTGGAGTTGGAGAATGCCTTGCAACGGAAATTATAAATCAAAATATTCTTAGCAAGGCAGAGCAAGAGGTTGAATTCATTGAAAAATATAATATTCAGGCACTTTTCTATTTAGATGCTGATTATCCTGAACGTCTCCGCCAATGTGATGATGGCCCTATCGTTCTATTCGTTAAAGGTAAAAATGAAATTAATTTTAACAGAGAAAAGTACATTAGCATTGTTGGAACCCGAAAGGCCACCGATTATGGTAAAAAAATCTGTGAAGATATTATTACAGGACTATCACAAAAAGGGTACAACCCAATAATTGTAAGTGGTTTGGCTTATGGGATTGATATTGTTGCACATAAATCAGCTCTTAAAAACGATTTGCAAACGCTGGCTGTCTTGGGTCATGGACTTGATACGATTTACCCCGTTTCGCATCGAAATGTGGCAAAGGATATCGTTGAAACGGGTGCTCTTTTAACTGATTTCCCATCAAAGACAAAATTTGATAGAAATAATTTTATTAAGAGGAATAGGATAATTGCAGGATTATCCGATGCAACAATTGTTGTTGAAAGCGGATCCGAAGGGGGGGCTTTGATAACAGCTGATTTGGCCAATTCGTATAATCGAGAGGTATTTGCTGTACCGGGGAATGTGGGAGCGAAATACTCCATGGGTTGTAATCAACTCATAAAATCAAATAAAGCAGCACTAATAGAGACTTTTGAAGATATTGAGTATCTTTTGGGTTGGGAACCAGTAAACATTCAGAAACCACCAAAACAAATTGTTCTTTTTTCAGAGTTGTCTGATGATGAGCAGAGAATTGTAGAGTACCTAAAGGGGGTGGATCAGGAGTCAATAGATATTATATGCATTAAATTACAAATGCCAGTTTCTAAGGTATCATCCTTGCTATTAAACCTTGAATTTGCGGGTGTTGTTAAGAGTAAACCTGGGAAAGTTTTTTCTTTGAACATCTCAAAATAA
- a CDS encoding TatD family hydrolase, with the protein MILVDSHSHIFDKSFDIDRSDVIARAADAGVKYHILPSIDSKCTEKVIEVSKQYKNICFPLIGLHPTSVDSGFEAELLHIETMIPNYKYYGIGEIGIDLYWDKTYIEQQKIAFRHQLRLAKSLHLPVVIHSRNSFDEIFEIADQENDANLRGVFHSFSGTLEHYNHIIEYKGFKVGIGGIVTYKNGGIDKVVAKMDISNILLETDSPYLAPVPKRGQRNEGQNLIYIAQKVSEILEIPLGEVAKETTKNTLELFNIKTEEL; encoded by the coding sequence ATGATACTTGTTGATTCACACTCCCATATCTTTGATAAAAGTTTTGACATAGATCGCTCTGATGTTATTGCCAGAGCTGCTGATGCAGGTGTAAAATATCATATCCTTCCAAGTATTGATTCTAAATGCACCGAAAAGGTAATAGAGGTATCGAAGCAATACAAGAATATATGCTTTCCACTTATTGGCTTACATCCAACATCAGTTGATTCTGGTTTTGAAGCAGAACTTTTGCACATTGAGACAATGATTCCAAACTATAAATACTATGGGATTGGTGAAATTGGAATAGACCTATATTGGGATAAGACCTACATTGAACAGCAAAAAATTGCATTTAGACATCAACTAAGATTAGCAAAAAGCCTTCATTTGCCCGTTGTCATCCATTCTCGAAATTCATTCGATGAAATATTTGAGATTGCTGATCAGGAAAATGATGCAAATCTTCGTGGAGTTTTTCATAGTTTTTCGGGAACTCTTGAGCACTACAATCATATTATAGAATACAAAGGTTTTAAGGTTGGAATTGGGGGAATTGTTACCTATAAAAATGGCGGGATAGATAAAGTGGTTGCTAAGATGGATATATCGAATATTTTACTTGAAACGGATTCACCATATCTAGCACCAGTCCCTAAAAGAGGTCAGCGAAATGAAGGGCAAAATCTAATCTATATTGCGCAAAAGGTATCAGAAATACTAGAAATTCCCTTGGGGGAGGTTGCAAAAGAAACCACTAAAAACACACTTGAACTCTTCAATATTAAAACAGAAGAATTATGA
- a CDS encoding type I asparaginase, whose product MNGEGISILIIYTGGTIGMKQNPETGALIPFNFNQIEIEVPELKKFHYKLETISFNPPVDSSDISPDFWIKLAVTIKENYEKYDGFVILHGTDTMSFTASALSFMLQNLDKPVILTGSQLPIGMLRTDGKENLISAIEIAAASHNGQPLVPEVCIFFENRLFRGNRATKHNAEHFNAFRSDNYPHLAEAGINIKYNFAFIHYPTSKRDLIIHTNLDNNIGILKLFPGITAEFVDSVLNSPSIKAIILETFGSGNAPSLSWFLDKIRDAVSRGVVVVNVTQCHAGSVDMEKYENGLILKKAGVISGYDITFEAAVAKLMLLLGKKLTPDIIKQEMAKSMSGEISK is encoded by the coding sequence ATGAATGGAGAAGGTATTTCAATTCTAATTATATATACCGGTGGAACAATTGGAATGAAGCAAAACCCCGAGACTGGGGCTCTAATTCCTTTTAATTTTAATCAGATAGAAATTGAGGTTCCGGAATTAAAAAAATTTCACTATAAACTCGAAACAATATCTTTTAATCCTCCAGTTGATTCATCCGATATCTCCCCCGATTTCTGGATTAAACTCGCAGTAACCATAAAAGAGAACTACGAAAAATACGATGGATTTGTAATACTACACGGCACTGACACCATGTCATTTACCGCATCAGCATTAAGTTTTATGCTTCAAAATCTTGATAAACCTGTTATACTAACTGGCTCCCAATTACCAATAGGGATGCTGCGAACCGATGGAAAGGAAAATCTTATAAGTGCTATTGAGATTGCTGCGGCATCGCATAATGGACAACCCTTGGTCCCCGAAGTGTGTATATTCTTTGAGAATAGATTATTTCGTGGGAATCGGGCTACAAAGCATAATGCAGAACACTTTAATGCCTTTAGATCCGATAACTACCCACACCTTGCCGAAGCCGGGATCAACATCAAGTACAACTTTGCTTTTATCCATTATCCAACCAGCAAGCGTGATTTGATAATTCATACCAATCTCGATAATAATATAGGTATACTTAAACTCTTTCCCGGAATAACTGCCGAATTTGTTGATTCAGTGTTAAATTCACCTAGCATTAAGGCTATAATTCTTGAAACCTTTGGATCTGGAAATGCGCCAAGCCTTTCATGGTTTTTGGATAAAATCAGAGATGCAGTTAGCAGAGGTGTTGTTGTTGTAAACGTTACTCAATGCCATGCAGGCAGCGTTGACATGGAGAAGTATGAAAATGGCTTGATTTTAAAAAAAGCAGGCGTAATTAGCGGATACGATATTACTTTTGAAGCAGCTGTTGCTAAGTTAATGCTACTACTAGGGAAGAAATTAACACCAGATATAATAAAGCAAGAAATGGCGAAATCAATGAGCGGGGAGATATCAAAATAA
- a CDS encoding DUF5009 domain-containing protein, translated as MNTNLQTNKPERLLSLDALRGFDMIWIAGGERIIEALAKYTNWPIFNWLRIQIDHVQWNGFHFYDLIFPLFLFLAGVSIPFSIMKRKERGDSMRSIYIHLIKRCIVLIVLGIIYNGALSFDWPIRFASVLARISLGWFFAALIVLHFKQRGQIIWIAGILLFYWAIMMLVPVPGIGAGVLTMDGNLSAYIDRLLLPGRLFDTIMDPEGILSTIPAVATALLGAMTGFFLKDESLKLAKYKKGITLFIGGVALVLIAVLWNEVFPINKKMWTSSFVFCAGGLSLIFLSIFYLIIDAFEYRKWAFPLVVIGMNSITIYLCQPAFSGFSAFKDFAFSGIIHLFSSPVQPIIDASAYLLTGWLVLYFLYRNKIFLKV; from the coding sequence ATGAACACTAATCTCCAAACTAACAAACCAGAACGGTTGTTATCACTCGATGCTCTCCGGGGATTTGACATGATTTGGATTGCTGGTGGCGAACGCATCATCGAAGCATTGGCAAAATACACCAATTGGCCTATATTTAATTGGCTTCGTATACAAATTGACCATGTTCAATGGAATGGTTTTCATTTTTATGACCTCATATTCCCTTTGTTCCTTTTTCTTGCTGGCGTTTCAATACCTTTTTCTATCATGAAACGGAAAGAACGTGGCGACAGCATGAGATCAATTTACATTCATTTGATAAAAAGGTGCATTGTACTTATTGTGCTAGGCATAATTTATAACGGAGCTTTGAGTTTTGATTGGCCAATAAGGTTTGCGAGTGTTTTAGCCAGAATAAGTTTGGGGTGGTTCTTTGCTGCACTTATTGTGCTGCATTTTAAACAACGTGGTCAAATAATTTGGATTGCTGGAATACTTCTTTTTTACTGGGCTATTATGATGCTGGTGCCTGTTCCGGGTATTGGAGCCGGAGTACTTACAATGGATGGTAACTTATCAGCATATATTGACCGTTTGCTTTTGCCCGGCCGTTTATTCGATACCATTATGGATCCTGAAGGAATCCTTTCTACCATACCGGCTGTGGCAACTGCACTGCTTGGTGCAATGACAGGGTTTTTCCTAAAAGATGAGTCTCTTAAACTAGCTAAGTATAAAAAGGGTATTACTTTATTCATTGGCGGAGTTGCTCTTGTTCTGATTGCAGTTTTATGGAATGAGGTATTTCCGATTAACAAAAAGATGTGGACGAGTTCATTTGTTTTTTGTGCAGGTGGCTTAAGCTTGATATTTTTGTCAATATTTTATCTTATTATAGATGCGTTTGAATATAGAAAATGGGCATTCCCATTGGTCGTTATTGGCATGAATTCAATAACCATATATCTTTGTCAACCAGCATTTAGTGGTTTTTCGGCGTTTAAAGATTTTGCATTTTCGGGTATAATCCATCTTTTCTCCTCGCCAGTTCAACCAATTATTGATGCGTCTGCTTATCTTCTAACAGGCTGGCTTGTACTTTATTTTCTTTATAGAAATAAGATATTCTTAAAGGTTTAA
- a CDS encoding alpha-N-acetylglucosaminidase — protein sequence MKKCFLLLFSILVFVSCTRKEPFPSVRQILQRIVPDQERYFLLDSISKENGKDVFEIVSEGNKIRISASSPVVAATAFNYYLKQYCHCFISRSGNNMNMPEKLPAVKERVRITSPFKWRYYFNYCTYSYSMAYWGWDEWQRELDWMAMNGVNMPLAITGTEAVWQNTLKKFGFTDVEIKEFIPGPAYTAWWLMGNIEGWGGPVSQQWIDNRAELQKKILLRMHELGMTPVFQGFYSMVPAKLKEKYPSHHIIDGGDWGGFIRPSTLDPTDSLFSQMAGVYYAEMEKLYGKTLFYGGDPFHEGGNMEGIDITASAKAVQTAMQKAVPGSVWVLQGWWDNPKDGLLEGADTSKTLILDLFAEGRPNWPRRECYSKFPWVWNILQNFGNKTGMYGRLEETCSAPFQAMNSDKGKALTGIGIMAEGTDNNPIIWDALFDMAWKDKSPDIDQWIKDYTYYRYGSRNERAEQAWNILRKTVYRGPINQEGTIDAAVGCRPSLDVSTSWLGGRTKLYYNPLDLQKAWKLLIECSDDLKNIDAFQYDIVDVTRQVLCNSSLTLHKEIVDAYNSKDLKLFEERTASFLQLIDDMDTLLGTRNEFLFGRWVEGFKKIGTSDDEKKLFEFNARRQVTLWGTYKCSIILHEYAMKQWSGLLKDFYYQRWKIYFDALKKQLSGEKTGSIDFYTWEDNWTHQNNLYPATAQGNSVVISKALYKKYFLKEAEKPFVENPLTKENAKLTKDLVVNTLTSAFYNVGKFIFNYDDIIESKVWKEENSEDITEVCIFIKTKPKVGFSGNLQLTFKWNYYEWDLLAIKNIDFKKN from the coding sequence ATGAAAAAATGTTTTCTCTTACTATTTTCAATATTGGTATTCGTTTCGTGCACAAGAAAAGAACCATTTCCTTCAGTTCGGCAGATATTACAAAGGATTGTTCCTGATCAAGAGCGATACTTTTTGCTAGATTCCATTTCAAAAGAAAATGGTAAAGATGTTTTTGAAATTGTTTCGGAAGGCAATAAAATTAGAATCAGTGCTTCATCGCCAGTTGTTGCAGCAACGGCTTTTAACTACTACCTGAAACAGTATTGCCATTGTTTTATTTCCCGTTCGGGCAATAACATGAATATGCCTGAAAAACTTCCAGCGGTAAAGGAAAGAGTGCGAATTACCTCTCCTTTTAAGTGGCGCTACTATTTCAATTATTGCACATATAGCTATTCAATGGCATACTGGGGTTGGGATGAATGGCAACGCGAGCTTGATTGGATGGCTATGAACGGTGTTAATATGCCTTTGGCAATAACAGGAACGGAGGCAGTTTGGCAAAATACTTTGAAAAAATTTGGATTTACCGATGTTGAAATTAAAGAATTCATCCCTGGCCCTGCGTATACTGCATGGTGGCTCATGGGCAATATCGAAGGATGGGGAGGCCCCGTATCGCAGCAGTGGATCGACAACCGAGCTGAACTTCAGAAAAAAATCCTACTGCGAATGCACGAACTTGGTATGACACCTGTATTTCAGGGGTTTTATTCAATGGTTCCCGCCAAATTGAAGGAAAAATATCCTAGTCATCATATTATTGATGGTGGTGATTGGGGTGGTTTTATAAGACCTTCAACCCTTGATCCTACTGATTCTTTATTTTCTCAAATGGCAGGGGTATACTATGCCGAAATGGAAAAACTTTACGGAAAAACGTTGTTTTATGGCGGTGATCCATTTCATGAAGGCGGGAATATGGAAGGCATTGATATAACTGCAAGTGCAAAAGCCGTTCAAACAGCAATGCAAAAGGCAGTTCCTGGTTCTGTTTGGGTATTGCAGGGATGGTGGGATAATCCCAAAGATGGTTTGCTTGAGGGTGCAGATACGTCAAAGACCCTCATTCTTGATTTGTTTGCCGAAGGACGGCCTAATTGGCCACGGCGTGAATGCTACTCCAAGTTCCCATGGGTGTGGAATATCTTACAAAATTTTGGAAATAAAACGGGCATGTATGGTCGTTTGGAAGAAACATGCTCTGCCCCATTTCAGGCAATGAATTCGGATAAAGGAAAGGCTCTTACAGGGATTGGAATAATGGCTGAAGGTACCGACAACAACCCTATAATATGGGATGCTTTATTTGATATGGCTTGGAAAGATAAATCACCTGATATCGACCAGTGGATTAAAGATTATACCTATTATCGCTATGGAAGCAGAAACGAAAGGGCCGAACAGGCATGGAATATTCTTCGAAAAACGGTGTATCGAGGACCGATAAATCAGGAAGGAACTATTGATGCCGCTGTTGGTTGCCGTCCCTCACTCGATGTAAGCACTTCGTGGCTTGGAGGAAGAACAAAACTTTATTATAACCCGCTTGATCTCCAAAAAGCATGGAAACTTCTCATTGAATGTTCTGACGATCTTAAAAATATTGATGCTTTTCAGTACGATATCGTAGATGTTACCCGACAGGTACTTTGCAATAGTTCATTAACTCTGCATAAGGAAATAGTAGATGCATACAATAGCAAGGATTTGAAATTGTTCGAGGAAAGAACCGCATCATTCCTACAATTAATCGATGATATGGACACATTGTTGGGAACAAGGAATGAATTTTTATTTGGCAGGTGGGTTGAAGGGTTTAAAAAAATTGGGACATCGGATGATGAAAAAAAATTGTTTGAATTTAATGCTCGTAGGCAGGTAACCTTATGGGGAACATATAAATGTTCAATAATATTGCATGAATATGCCATGAAGCAATGGTCCGGTCTGTTAAAAGATTTTTACTATCAGCGTTGGAAAATCTACTTTGATGCGCTTAAAAAACAGCTATCAGGCGAAAAAACGGGTAGCATAGATTTTTATACATGGGAGGATAATTGGACACATCAAAATAACTTATATCCAGCTACTGCACAGGGTAACTCTGTTGTAATTAGCAAAGCTTTGTATAAAAAATACTTTTTGAAGGAGGCCGAAAAACCTTTTGTTGAAAATCCATTAACCAAAGAAAATGCTAAGTTGACGAAAGATTTAGTGGTGAATACATTGACCTCCGCATTCTATAATGTGGGAAAATTTATCTTTAATTACGATGATATAATAGAATCAAAGGTTTGGAAAGAGGAAAACTCGGAGGATATAACTGAAGTTTGCATATTTATTAAAACGAAACCAAAAGTAGGGTTTTCGGGTAACTTGCAACTTACATTCAAATGGAATTACTATGAATGGGATTTATTAGCAATAAAAAACATCGACTTCAAAAAGAACTAG
- a CDS encoding PIG-L family deacetylase, producing MKWRYSITVAERHCILGLNKKALLTWCLAIYLILLVGNFNLYATVVVITPHPDDAEASCGGLIANTVASGEEVIILTMTGGELGIWNKNKLEARTIRTQEARNAAALQGAKVEFFGAIDASLAVDSATVEKLKTILLRINPSVVLAPWPLDVHSDHQATGLLAWRVFQDKCFTFSLYFYETSNSPHTMTFRFVPTDYIDITSVISKKKEATLCHKSQSPQEWFGMYEIIATLRGYEADVPFAEGYIRARNSSGMGGRSGTASKTLPN from the coding sequence ATGAAATGGAGATATTCAATAACCGTAGCTGAGCGTCATTGTATTCTTGGGCTAAATAAAAAGGCACTGTTAACTTGGTGTTTGGCAATCTATCTTATCTTATTAGTAGGTAATTTTAACCTGTATGCAACAGTGGTGGTCATAACTCCTCATCCCGATGATGCTGAAGCTTCTTGTGGGGGCTTAATTGCTAATACCGTGGCTTCTGGGGAAGAGGTTATTATTCTTACCATGACCGGTGGAGAACTTGGCATTTGGAACAAAAATAAACTGGAGGCAAGAACTATTCGAACCCAAGAGGCTCGCAATGCCGCAGCATTACAAGGGGCTAAAGTGGAATTTTTTGGAGCAATAGATGCCTCCCTAGCAGTTGATTCCGCTACTGTTGAAAAATTGAAAACAATTCTGTTACGTATTAACCCCTCCGTTGTGCTTGCACCATGGCCTTTAGATGTGCATTCAGACCATCAGGCAACAGGGCTTCTTGCATGGCGAGTGTTTCAGGATAAATGTTTCACATTCAGCCTCTATTTTTACGAAACAAGCAATAGTCCTCATACTATGACATTTCGATTTGTTCCTACCGATTATATCGATATCACAAGTGTTATTAGCAAGAAAAAAGAGGCAACATTATGCCACAAATCCCAATCACCTCAGGAATGGTTTGGAATGTACGAAATCATTGCAACACTCCGAGGATATGAAGCTGATGTTCCGTTTGCCGAAGGATATATTAGAGCAAGGAATTCATCAGGAATGGGAGGACGATCAGGAACAGCCTCCAAAACGCTACCGAATTAG
- a CDS encoding alkaline phosphatase, with protein MKRALFLIAASFIMVTSCQHGSENKNIRAKYVFLFIGDGMGLQQVNATQVYIDSVLKNHQNISFIDFPVQTFATTYAANQYITCSAAAGTALSTGSKTSIGTLGLNYNHTDSLFSIAKKIKEKGFKIGLLTTVSIDHATPAAFYAHQGSRGSSYDIAKDLIKSKFDFFASGGLLDPFGKKLKDSVESIYSLGNRNSFVFTTNLAAIDSLKNKHHSVVYSIPNPASESSIKYRIDQDSTDITLADLTKKAIQTLNNSKGFFMMVEGGKIDWACHANDAATMLNEVIDFSNAVSKAVEFYNAHPDETLIIVTADHETGGFSLGNKENKYSIKLSLLKNQKISKEQFQILVKNYFSRVPKPTFKEMLNLAKEKTGLGNENLSLGLTENEIKKLNEAYANSIKPNKDSKIKSTYLSEPNEMFSNTCIDILNRKSAIGWTSTSHTGSPVPVYVLGMGGTQFTGRIDNTDIPKKIEKVIGLQ; from the coding sequence ATGAAACGAGCACTTTTTTTAATTGCTGCATCTTTTATAATGGTAACTAGTTGTCAGCATGGTTCTGAAAATAAAAATATTAGAGCAAAATACGTATTCCTTTTTATTGGCGATGGAATGGGCTTGCAACAGGTTAATGCTACACAAGTATACATTGATTCTGTTTTGAAGAACCATCAGAACATATCATTTATAGACTTTCCAGTCCAAACCTTTGCAACAACGTATGCTGCAAATCAGTACATAACATGTTCTGCTGCTGCAGGAACCGCATTATCTACAGGTAGTAAAACCTCAATAGGCACATTAGGATTAAATTATAACCATACAGATTCTCTGTTTAGCATTGCTAAAAAAATTAAAGAGAAAGGATTTAAAATTGGCCTTTTAACAACAGTAAGCATCGATCATGCTACCCCCGCAGCGTTTTATGCTCATCAAGGTTCTAGAGGTAGTAGCTATGATATCGCCAAAGATCTTATAAAAAGTAAATTTGATTTTTTTGCTAGTGGAGGACTTCTTGATCCATTTGGGAAAAAGTTAAAGGACTCTGTTGAGTCAATTTACTCCTTGGGGAATAGAAACTCATTTGTTTTTACAACGAATTTAGCAGCTATAGATTCCTTAAAAAATAAACATCATTCGGTAGTTTATTCAATTCCCAACCCAGCATCAGAAAGTTCAATTAAGTATAGGATTGATCAGGATAGTACCGATATAACCCTTGCTGATCTTACCAAAAAGGCAATTCAAACTCTCAATAATTCAAAAGGATTCTTTATGATGGTTGAAGGTGGTAAAATAGATTGGGCTTGTCATGCAAATGATGCAGCAACTATGTTGAATGAGGTAATCGATTTTTCCAATGCTGTTTCGAAAGCTGTTGAATTTTATAATGCACATCCTGATGAAACTCTTATTATTGTTACGGCAGATCACGAGACCGGAGGATTTTCGCTAGGCAATAAAGAGAATAAGTATAGCATTAAGCTATCATTGCTTAAGAATCAAAAAATCTCAAAAGAACAGTTTCAAATACTAGTAAAGAATTATTTTAGCAGAGTTCCAAAACCCACATTTAAGGAAATGCTTAATCTTGCTAAGGAAAAAACAGGACTTGGTAATGAAAATCTATCGCTTGGGTTGACTGAGAACGAGATTAAGAAATTAAATGAAGCATACGCCAATTCAATTAAACCTAACAAAGACTCAAAAATAAAATCAACATATCTTTCTGAACCTAATGAGATGTTCTCTAATACTTGTATTGATATTTTAAATAGGAAGTCAGCAATAGGCTGGACAAGTACTTCTCATACAGGATCCCCTGTTCCTGTTTATGTTTTAGGTATGGGAGGAACTCAATTTACTGGTAGGATAGATAATACTGATATTCCAAAGAAAATAGAGAAAGTAATTGGACTACAATGA
- a CDS encoding DUF1987 domain-containing protein — MEALKYKATSQYPEIILDKVNGVFEFSGNSLPEDAKAFYEPILQWWDAYTIDPNSETIIRFKMIYYNTPSSKLLFQVFKKIEKLASLGHKVKVIWKYNDEDTDIKEAGFDLAEHVKVPFEFQVYKE; from the coding sequence ATGGAAGCATTAAAATATAAGGCTACAAGCCAATACCCAGAAATAATTCTCGATAAGGTTAATGGAGTATTTGAGTTTTCTGGTAATTCATTACCAGAAGATGCAAAAGCATTCTATGAACCCATTTTACAGTGGTGGGATGCATATACAATAGATCCTAATTCGGAGACAATTATTCGGTTTAAGATGATTTACTATAATACCCCCAGTTCTAAATTACTTTTTCAGGTTTTCAAAAAAATTGAGAAACTCGCTAGTTTAGGACATAAGGTTAAAGTGATTTGGAAGTATAATGATGAGGATACTGATATAAAAGAAGCTGGTTTTGACCTTGCCGAACATGTTAAAGTCCCATTTGAATTTCAGGTATATAAAGAATAA
- a CDS encoding oxidoreductase — protein sequence MKLLSPTNWPEYELIDSGDFEKLERFGNRIVARPEPQAIWDKSLSNDEWKKMADAYFINGKSDKGSNFKNEGEKGDWKLKPGLKEQWYIDYKYQEMNLRFRLGLTSFKHIGIFPEQASNWNYIYDTIKGFQQPNTKVLNLFAYTGGASLAARAAGADVTHLDSIKQVVSWARENMEASGQQDIRWIIDDAVKFVSRECRRGNIYNGIILDPPAFGRGPEGEMWKLEEGINNLLKNCNQILSPKNSFLILNIYSIGFSALIAENFAKSIFGIDKPEYGELFVTDRNSRRLPLGVFARFKK from the coding sequence ATGAAATTATTAAGTCCAACAAATTGGCCAGAATATGAGCTTATAGATAGTGGTGATTTCGAAAAGTTGGAACGGTTTGGAAATAGGATAGTCGCTCGTCCTGAGCCTCAGGCAATTTGGGATAAATCCTTATCCAATGATGAGTGGAAAAAAATGGCTGATGCATATTTTATTAATGGGAAATCGGACAAGGGCTCCAATTTTAAGAACGAAGGCGAAAAAGGGGACTGGAAATTAAAACCAGGACTCAAGGAACAGTGGTACATTGATTATAAGTATCAGGAAATGAACCTGCGATTCAGGTTGGGATTAACATCTTTTAAACATATCGGGATATTTCCCGAACAGGCATCAAATTGGAACTATATCTACGATACAATAAAAGGATTCCAACAACCTAATACAAAGGTTTTAAATCTATTTGCCTATACAGGTGGGGCATCACTTGCTGCTAGAGCAGCAGGAGCAGATGTAACCCATCTTGATTCCATTAAACAGGTGGTCTCTTGGGCTAGGGAAAACATGGAGGCATCAGGTCAACAAGATATTCGTTGGATCATTGATGATGCGGTAAAGTTTGTTAGCAGGGAATGTCGTCGTGGAAATATTTATAATGGGATAATCCTTGATCCTCCTGCTTTTGGACGAGGTCCTGAGGGAGAAATGTGGAAATTAGAAGAAGGCATTAATAATTTGCTCAAAAATTGCAATCAAATACTTTCACCCAAAAATAGTTTCTTGATTTTAAATATTTATTCTATAGGTTTCTCAGCATTAATTGCAGAGAACTTTGCTAAATCCATCTTTGGTATAGACAAACCTGAATACGGTGAACTTTTTGTAACCGATAGAAATTCAAGGCGTCTACCATTGGGTGTGTTTGCACGATTCAAAAAATAG